The genome window TACCGTTACTACAACATGGATCAAGTCATCGCGGCAGCGTTAAAGACCGTCGCAAAGGAGTTCGACGAGTAAACAATGAAGGTAATTAAAAATTATCTCTATAATGCCAGCTACCAAATCCTGAATCTCTTAATTCCGCTAATCACGGTCCCGTACATTTCACGGGTACTGGGGGCGCATGATGTCGGAATTAATGAATACACTAACAGTTGGGTAACCTTCTTTTACCTGATGGGACAGATGGGGATTACCCTCTACGGTAACCGGGAAGTTGCCTACCATCGGGACGATCTTTATGAACGTTCGCGGACTTTCTGGGGAGTCGAATCTCTCCAGCTGTTGACGGTATCGGCCTCGTTAATTGCTTATTTGACAGCGGTCTTCTTGTTCAGTACAACATTCAAACAGTACTTCCTGCTTCAGGGAATCTGGATTGTTGCGACCGGGCTGGATGTATCCTGGTATTTCATGGGCTTAGAAAACTTTAAGGTGACGGTCGTCCGGAATACTTTCGTCCGGTTGATTTCAATCGTGCTGATTTTTACGATTGTCAAGGATGTTAACGACCTTGGCAAGTACATTGCGATTTTAGGGGGAACCCAGTTAGTGGGGAATTTGACCCTCTGGCCCTACCTTAAAGATAACCTGGTGTGGGTCAAAATTAGCGAATGGCACCCCTTTAAGCACTTTTATCCAGCCCTCCTTCTATTTATCCCGACGATTACTACCCAGGTGTACCTAGTGTTAAACCGGTTAATGCTCGGAAGAATGTCGACTCAGGTCGCTTTAGGGAATTTTGGTCAGGCAGACAAAATTGTTAAGTTTGTTTTAGCTGTTGTTACAGCGACTGGGACAGTAATGCTACCGCACGTGGCGAACAAGTTTGCCAAGGGGGATATTAAGGGAGTCCGTGATAGTCTTTACTCTTCTTTTGACTTTGTCTCCTCAATATCTGTCCCGATGATGTTTGGCTTAATGGCAATTTCCACTAGGTTTGCTCCGTGGTTTTTGGGAGCTGACTTCGAGCTGGCGGGACGGATTATGTTTCTGGAATCACCAATCATTGTTTTAATTGCCTGGAGTAACGTTACCGGGACTCAATACCTGATGCCGGTAAACCGGGTGAAGGAGTATACAACTTCGGTTACAATCGGTGCTGTTAGCAACGTCATTTTCAACCTCTTCTTGATTGAAGGCTGGGGAGCTAATGGGGCAGCTGTAGCAACTGTGCTTTCTGAATTATTAGTAACAGCTAGTCAGATTGCGATGATTCGTGGCACAATTAAGCGGCGCAAGTTGTTCCGAGAACAATGGAAGTATTTCTTATGTGGTTTTCTAATGTACCTGGTGGTTAACCGGATTTGTCTTGTAATCAACATGACTGTTGCTAATCTTTGCCTGGAGATATTAATTGGTATGGTTGTCTATTTCTTAGGCTTATTAGTCACAAGGGCTTCAATTATTGTTACAGCCCAAAAGTTACTTAAAAACCGCACAAATCGTGAATAATATTTCCCCTGTGTTACAGGATTTTTAAAAAAACTTAACTGATTTAGGTATATAAAAGCGTTCAATTCCTTTTACAGTAAGGGATTGAACGCTTTTTAACGAATTAATAGGGAGTTGCATTCTGGGGCAAGGACAGTTATCTTTATTATTAGCGTAATTCTAGTTTGACATTTTGGAGGAAAACATTATTTTTAACCTTAAGAACATTACAAGCAAGATTTTACCAACCATCACCGTTTGTGGTAGTGCGCTCTTTTTAATGCACGGTAAGGTTTCTGCTGATCAGATTGATAATACTAACCAAAACCAAAATAATGCTCAAACAGCAACTATCAATACTGAAGGAAGCACTAACTCAGCTTCTAATGATGACAGTAAGACGGCTACTCTGGTAAGCAACAACAATACTTTGACCACTGCGCAAAGTGACCAGAACACTACCGCAACTGTTAATAATCAGACTCAAACTACTCAAAATAATACAGCAGCTGTTGCTACGAAAGAAGCTAAGCAACAACCAAGCTATGACACCAATGACCATGGCAACTATGCCTGGATGGATTCCGTTAAGCTAAATGATAATGGTCAAGTTCAGGTTATTGGCTGGCATGCTACTAATGATTCAGCTGACAAGCCATATCATTACATTATTGCTTTTGACAATACAACCAACTCTGAAATTGGCCGAGTATTGGTTAATGACCCAGTTACTCGGAATGATGTTCAGCAGGCCCATAACGTTTATGGTGCAGATAAATCAGGGTTTAACGTTACTTTTAATATTAATCCTGATGTATTGGCAAATGCAGATTCAATTCAATTTATTAGTCGCTATAGTGCTAGTGGAACTGGTAATAGTAATTATACTGACTTTTGGTATGCGCCAATTACTTTTGATAAACAGAACCATGCTTTCTTAGACGTTGTTACGGTTAAGAATGGGCAATTGCAGGTAGCCGGCTGGAATGCTACTAACCAAGCGGCTAATAAAAAGTACCACACGATTATTGTTTACGATCGGACTGATAACAAGGTCGTTGGTAGTCAAATTGTCGAAAGCGTGGCTCGCCCGGATGTTGCAAAAGTTTATCCGAACGTGGTCAATGCGGATAAATCCGGGTTCGTTGCTAATTTTGACTTAAGTCAATTAAACTTAAATCACCAGTTACAGATTATCAGTCGTTATGGCACTAATGTTGCTGGCAATGGAACTAATGTTGACTACTACTTTACCCCAATTACTAATGGTAACTACACTAACCAGGGAAACTTAGATAACTTTAATATTAGTGATGGACAACACTTAAATGTTGCTGGTTGGCATGCTGATGATATCTCCAAATTGGAGAGTAATCACTTCCTAATCCTGTTTGATAACACAACAAATAAGCAGGTGGCGATGGTTAAGCCTGCTCAAATTAACCGTCCAGACGTTGCTAAAGTATACCAATCGGTAGCAACTGCTGGTCAATCTGGTTTTAATGTTTCGTTTGACTTAAGTAGCCTAAACTTAACGCCAGGTCATTCTTATTCCGTAGTTAGCCGGTATTCAACCAGTAACAATGGTAATGGTGGTGACGGCCAGTACACTGATTACTGGTTCAGTCCTGTTACTCTCGATCAGCAAGACTACTTCCTGGATCAGCTAAGTATGACTAATGACGGCTTGCACGTTGCTGGTTGGATGGCGAGTGATTACTCTAAGGGGCGTGACAATGCTTACCTTATCGTGTTAAACGATGGGAAAGAAATTGCTCGGCAAAAGCTAGACTTGTTTAACCGTGCTGACGTGGCAAAGGCTAAGAGTTCCATTTACAATAGTCTTAAGAGTGGTTTTAACACAACTGTTAAGTTTAACCCAGCTTTAGCCACTGGCAATCTGCAAGTACTGATGCGGTTCTCCAGTGCTGCTAACGGTGATAGCGACTACACTGATCAATGCACCCCAAGCTACGCGTCTAATGCCAGCTTTTTTGACAGCATTCAGGTGTCTGATAACGGTATCTACGTCAGTGGTTGGCATGCTAGTGACCAGTCTGCTAATAAGCCGTACCAATACTTAATTTTCTTGGATGCTAATACAGGTCAGGAATTATACCGGCAACGAGTTCTGGACATTAACCGTTCTCGTTCTGATATAGCTGCTGCTTATCCAACAATCATTAACGCTGACAAGTCTGGTTATCAGCTTGGCTTTGCAATTCCTTCACAGTTGGATCACCATACCGTAAGAATCATTCACCGGATTACTGATGATATTAACGGTAATGGTAACTACGTTGATGTTACGTCAGATCCGGTTTCCATCCACAACAACCGCTGGGCATGGCCATTCCCATCCGTTGGTGAAGGTCACTTCATGGGCGCTCAACTGTTCGGGGTTAATGCTGGTGGTGAATTCCGGCAAAACGGCTTCCACGACGGTCTGGACTTTGGTGCTTATGATCACCCTGGTACTCAAGTTCACGCTATCCACAGCGGGACGATTGTTGGTGTTGGCTACACAGCTGGCTTGGACTGGTACGTCTTGGAAGACACTGGTGAATACCTGATTGTTTACCAAGAAGCCTTCTCTAACCGTGGGAACATCAACGTTACTCCGGGTCAAAAAATTGAAGTCGGGGACGTTATCGGTAACCGTGATACCTCCCACGTTCACATCGGAATTACC of Limosilactobacillus oris contains these proteins:
- a CDS encoding polysaccharide biosynthesis C-terminal domain-containing protein, with amino-acid sequence MKVIKNYLYNASYQILNLLIPLITVPYISRVLGAHDVGINEYTNSWVTFFYLMGQMGITLYGNREVAYHRDDLYERSRTFWGVESLQLLTVSASLIAYLTAVFLFSTTFKQYFLLQGIWIVATGLDVSWYFMGLENFKVTVVRNTFVRLISIVLIFTIVKDVNDLGKYIAILGGTQLVGNLTLWPYLKDNLVWVKISEWHPFKHFYPALLLFIPTITTQVYLVLNRLMLGRMSTQVALGNFGQADKIVKFVLAVVTATGTVMLPHVANKFAKGDIKGVRDSLYSSFDFVSSISVPMMFGLMAISTRFAPWFLGADFELAGRIMFLESPIIVLIAWSNVTGTQYLMPVNRVKEYTTSVTIGAVSNVIFNLFLIEGWGANGAAVATVLSELLVTASQIAMIRGTIKRRKLFREQWKYFLCGFLMYLVVNRICLVINMTVANLCLEILIGMVVYFLGLLVTRASIIVTAQKLLKNRTNRE
- a CDS encoding M23 family metallopeptidase; translated protein: MEENIIFNLKNITSKILPTITVCGSALFLMHGKVSADQIDNTNQNQNNAQTATINTEGSTNSASNDDSKTATLVSNNNTLTTAQSDQNTTATVNNQTQTTQNNTAAVATKEAKQQPSYDTNDHGNYAWMDSVKLNDNGQVQVIGWHATNDSADKPYHYIIAFDNTTNSEIGRVLVNDPVTRNDVQQAHNVYGADKSGFNVTFNINPDVLANADSIQFISRYSASGTGNSNYTDFWYAPITFDKQNHAFLDVVTVKNGQLQVAGWNATNQAANKKYHTIIVYDRTDNKVVGSQIVESVARPDVAKVYPNVVNADKSGFVANFDLSQLNLNHQLQIISRYGTNVAGNGTNVDYYFTPITNGNYTNQGNLDNFNISDGQHLNVAGWHADDISKLESNHFLILFDNTTNKQVAMVKPAQINRPDVAKVYQSVATAGQSGFNVSFDLSSLNLTPGHSYSVVSRYSTSNNGNGGDGQYTDYWFSPVTLDQQDYFLDQLSMTNDGLHVAGWMASDYSKGRDNAYLIVLNDGKEIARQKLDLFNRADVAKAKSSIYNSLKSGFNTTVKFNPALATGNLQVLMRFSSAANGDSDYTDQCTPSYASNASFFDSIQVSDNGIYVSGWHASDQSANKPYQYLIFLDANTGQELYRQRVLDINRSRSDIAAAYPTIINADKSGYQLGFAIPSQLDHHTVRIIHRITDDINGNGNYVDVTSDPVSIHNNRWAWPFPSVGEGHFMGAQLFGVNAGGEFRQNGFHDGLDFGAYDHPGTQVHAIHSGTIVGVGYTAGLDWYVLEDTGEYLIVYQEAFSNRGNINVTPGQKIEVGDVIGNRDTSHVHIGITREHNFNRALAKSFTNDGTWLNPLEIIRNGLNG